agtttatcAGGTTATTTATATTCTAAATAAACTTAAGTTGTGGATGGAGCaagcaattattttttttgtgtgcAGTGCTATACTTAGCTGGTATGCTTCTGAAATTAACAAATGTGTCCAGCTCTGAGCAGCTTCACAGTAAGGTGTAAATAAATTTTGATAAGTGTAATTTTTACATTAAGCTTGAATTATTGTTTTGGTCCTACAGAAAATGTCTCTGCACATCCTGGAAGCAACAATATCAGAACTGTTATGTTATCACAAGCTCCTGCAAGTTTAGCAGTTTGGACTAATCGTTCACTGATGTTGTTTGCTATTGTTTCATACTGAAGTTCCTGACTTGTTACTTCTgtgttcttgttctgtttcaaAGTAAAAGCTTCATCATATGATCTTtcaatgtgtgtgtttatactaaggacacctcgcatcaccccgcatcaccgctATTTTTTGTCCCTCGCATCACCGCACATTTTAGGACTACCCGAACTGTTTCTACTGAGCAATGAATACgcggtgatgcagggcgatgcgaggtgaccaagaagtccgatgagcaattgaaaaccgCGGGTGAAAAATCGCGATTTCCGGTGAGTCACCCACGTTGTTTCCACTGCGAGGTcgtccctcgcatcaccccgcatcgaccacctcaaaagtagGACGCTGGAGCACCTCGAATCGCTGCACATCGGCCACAACTGGATGTGTTTACAGTGCGGCCAGATTTGAGGTGTCACCAGGCATCATCGCACTTTTCCTGGCTCAGTAGGAACACCCCCAATGACAGTTGTTTCTGGCATAGATATTTCAACTTGCACAGGACTCAAAGTTTAATTCTTGCTTTTTTTCTTTGGTAATATTCTCTTGATGTTTTGGTCCTTCAAGAGCTAAACGCTCCTCAGCAAAATGAGCAACTGATGTTTTGTCAATGTCTTCCTCCTTTAACATTTCCTTGGAAAACTTTAACATGGTAGCTCTATTAATTTCTTCCATTTCTGATAAAGGTTTCTTGGGAAAATTAGTCACCCTCGTTCCAAATCCTTTACCTGAAGTATTCTGAAGTAGATTTACCACAGATAAGTTGCTACTATGTTGAGAGAATATGGAAACTCAACAGTAACATGTTCAGTGAGGAGCATGGTTTCTTCCTTCTTTACAGTATCTGCAAGTAATTGATCTAGTGATTGCCACATTCTTCCATTGACATCCATGAGTGAAAGTTGCATGTTCttttttattagcatattttttcCTAATTAAAATCTCCTCAAATAAACACTCAGTCGATATCACAGCATCATCATGCCCCTGCTCAGAAAATTCATCAAGCAGATGTAGTATAGAGGACCCTAAATCAATATGTTGTTCACTTTGATCCATGATATGTAAAGTACGACTCATTAATGCCTGTGCTAAAACATCCaaaatgcaatgaaagcatttgcAATGTAATTGAAACTACTTCATGGCTATTAAGTACTTTCCAAAATCCACTTGAAGCGAGAAGAAATTGGCATGAGAAATCTACAGGGATAGTGACAGTATATGGTATTGGCTCAATAGCTGTTTTAAGTTTTGGATCTCCATGGTATCCAAGTCCTCGTGTTGATCGAATGATTCCTTCTACAAGCCCACGTTGTTTATTTTTAGTGATTTTTCCACCAATTTGAAGAATAGGTTTATGTTCTTTCTGGTTTGAAGTGCTGTGGTTTCCAGTTAAACGGtaaccttttccattttttacaCATGACAGCATCTACATCACCTGTagaaaaatagttttaaaaaacttGCATAAATATGATTGcctattgaagattttttttaaatctggttgCTAATAGATTTGGTATCGTTGATTTATGGTccaaaacaagaaaatctgcaaacgCTGTGATTGTAACTGCGTGACTtatgtttctccaacacttttgtgtaaacTTGATTTATGGTGGTCCTGTTgtaaatatttatatgtatttacAGTAGTTCATGAACTTGACTGATTGTTCCCACCATTTTGTATTCAATAAAACTAAACAATAAAATAGAAATATATGAAATGACATGGTTGGTTAACTGTAAACAAAATATGTTGAAACAGAATGAGCCCATGAGGGAAAATATTTAGGCTAATAGATATAGCTTGAAATAGAGTGGTGAATTAGAGAGGAAATGTAATTTCCTCTGAGGCTAAAATTGTGCTGATCGTATTCTCATATTTGAGATAATTTACCAGAATATTTGATGTCAGTCACTTTACCCATCAACTGTTGGGATTGAATTTGAATCAAACCAccctgatgtttttttttctaatggttgCAGATGGAATGCTACCAAGTTGTGTCCTGTATGGTGTTGAGCTTCTTGAATGTTGAACCTACATTCATCCAGGCAAACAGAGTGTATCCCTAGCTTCTGACTTGCTCTTTTACCCACACTATATTTAGCTATTACAGTTTATTAGTGTTGCAGTTCAATTTTGTGTCAAATAAGAAATAAATTTGTATGTTTTAATCTAAGCAGTAGGAGTCAAATTTGCTGTTAATTAAAgccaagaatattttttttaatatctaaaCAAACTACAGGCAAGGTGACCagggcagcagaccagcaagggccTCAGCAGTTGATAGACCCACACAGATTGCAGGTGACTGGCTCATGGAATCTAAGTCATttgggtgtattcaaggcagagattgaaaggttcttgattagccagagcatcaaaggttgtggggaaagggcagggcagtggggctgagtgggaaactgGCAGGGtggtctcaatgggctgaatagcttgtgCTCCAGTGCCTTATGGTAACATTAATGGTAACTgctgaaggcaattttgtgtgattaCACGTTCTTTGccattacatgacaacaaatttTGAATGCTCATCGCATCCTGCAAATCAAGCATCAGTGGAAAGACAGCACATCAAGGGATCTGTTTAGAAGGCCCAACACCTTTACTTTCCAAGGTGTCTTGAGGATATTTGGCATGCCAGAAGATACACTATGCAACAACAGGTGCAATGTGTAAAGTATACTCACTATTATAAATATTTGCTGGTTTGTAAACATTGTGTGAGATGTTGCCTCAAGCAGGCAGCCCAACATAAAGGTGTGACCATCTaggtcacaacttcttctcactacTACTTTTAGGCAGAGGGCAGAAAAACTTGAAAACCAGCACCATCTGAGTTCAAAAAGTTTCTTTTCAACAgttagactcttgaacctccctgtcaCAATGAGCATGGACTGCTGCCTCAGCACAAAAAGGCTCCattattgcaagtcacttttattGCTTTAGGATTACTGAAAATAATATTTAGtgtttttaatccaattaaaagatATCGTTTTTATATAAGTACCTCTATccgagtctgtgtgtgtgcgcacagtATGTATGTGCACAAATGTAAATGACAACTTACTTGCTCTTTAATGATCATTAATAATGGTTCACATCAACGATCCTTTGTCAGATCAGGAAAAGTGTGAAGACAGGCATTCTTTCAGTTGCAATGAAGGGAAAGGTGGAGAAAATTGAGGAAATGTCAAATACGATTTAGAGCA
The Narcine bancroftii isolate sNarBan1 chromosome 1, sNarBan1.hap1, whole genome shotgun sequence genome window above contains:
- the LOC138758582 gene encoding protein phosphatase 2C-like domain-containing protein 1 → MLSCVKNGKGYRLTGNHSTSNQKEHKPILQIGGKITKNKQRGLVEGIIRSTRGLGYHGDPKLKTAIEPIPYTVTIPVDFSCQFLLASSGFWKVLNSHEVVSITLQMLSLHFGCFSTGINESYFTYHGSNINTHIERSYDEAFTLKQNKNTEVTSQELQYETIANNISERLVQTAKLAGACDNITVLILLLPGCAETFSVGPKQ